The following proteins are co-located in the Triticum aestivum cultivar Chinese Spring chromosome 1A, IWGSC CS RefSeq v2.1, whole genome shotgun sequence genome:
- the LOC123069137 gene encoding CTP synthase, whose translation MKYVLVTGGVVSGLGKGVTASSIGVLLKACGLRVTSIKIDPYLNTDAGTMSPFEHGEVFVLDDGGEVDLDLGNYERFLDIKLTRDNNITTGKIYQAVINKERKGDYLGKTVQVVPHITDEIQDWIERVAMNPVDGTDKPADVCVIELGGTIGDIESMPFIEALGQFSYRVGAGNFCLVHVSLVPVLTVVGEQKTKPTQHSVRGLRGLGLMPDILACRSTQPLEENVKLKLSQFCQVPVSNIVNLHDVTNIWHIPLLLRDQRAHEAILKVLGLWCVGKVPQEPKLSEWTERASRFDKLKSPVRIAMVGKYTGISDSYLSILKALLHASVALDRKLVVDWVPSCDLEDSAAKETPDAYEKAWGLLKGANGVLVPGGFGDRGVQGKILAAKHARENNVPYLGICLGMQIAVIEYARSVMKLRDANSTEFDPAAKTPCVIFMPEGSKTHMGATMRLGSRRTFFQVNNCKSAKLYANANYVDERHRHRYEVNPDMVSEFEKAGLSFVGRDESGRRMEIIELPTHKFFVGTQFHPEFNSRPGKPSPLFLGLIAASSGQLEHLLQRTSGAVSSPTRCIAGPGAPKTKLRMNGLVSTYFANGSSIHI comes from the exons ATGAAGTATGTGCTGGTGACCGGCGGCGTGGTGAGCGGCCTGGGCAAGGGCGTGACGGCCAGCAGCATCGGCGTCCTCCTCAAGGCCTGCGGCCTCCGCGTCACCTCCATCAAGATCG ATCCCTACCTCAATACCGATGCCGGAACCATGTCCCCCTTCGAGCACGGCGAGGTCTTCGTCCTCGACGACGGCGGCGAG gtggacttggatcttgGAAATTATGAGCGGTTTCTGGACATCAAGCTGACTCGCGACAACAACATAACCACTGGAAAGATCTACCAG GCTGTTATTAACAAAGAACGAAAAGGGGACTACCTGGGAAAAACTGTTCAG GTTGTACCGCACATTACCGATGAAATACAAGACTGGATTGAACGCGTGGCTATGAATCCGGTTGATGGCACAGATAAGCCAGCTGATGTTTGTGTCATAGAACTTGGTGGCACTATAG GGGACATCGAATCAATGCCTTTTATCGAAGCATTGGGTCAATTTTCGTACCGCGTAG GAGCTGGAAACTTTTGCCTGGTTCATGTTAGTCTTGTACCAGTTCTAACCGTAGTTGGTGAACAG AAAACAAAGCCTACCCAGCATAGTGTCCGTGGACTAAGAGGACTTGGGTTGATGCCTGATATCTTGGCATGCCGCAGTACTCAG CCACTGGAAGAAAATGTGAAACTGAAACTCTCGCAGTTTTGCCAAGTTCCG GTTTCAAATATCGTTAATCTCCATGATGTCACAAACATCTGGCACATCCCTTTGTTGCTCAGG GATCAGAGAGCCCATGAAGCTATTCTGAAGGTTCTGGGCCTTTGGTG CGTGGGGAAAGTGCCTCAAGAACCTAAGTTGTCTGAATGGACTGAAAGAGCCAGCAGATTCGACAAACTGAAATCTCCA GTCAGGATTGCCATGGTTGGAAAATATACCGGCATATCGGATTCCTACCTGTCTATTTTGAAG GCTCTTCTGCATGCGTCGGTTGCTTTGGACAGGAAACTGGTAGTGGACTGGGTTCCTTCATGTGATCTTGAAGATTCTGCTGCTAAAGAG ACGCCTGATGCCTATGAGAAAGCATGGGGTCTACTAAAG GGTGCAAACGGCGTACTAGTTCCGGGAGGCTTTGGAGACAGAGGTGTCCAGGGAAAAATTCTTGCTGCAAAACATGCGCGAGAAAACAACGTTCCGTATCTCGGCATTTGCTTGGGCATGCAAATTGCAGTGATCGAATATGCACGTTCTGTCATGAAGCTGCGTGATGCTAATAGCACGGAGTTTGATCCAGCTGCAAAAACACCATGTGTTATCTTCATGCCAGAG GGCTCCAAAACTCACATGGGTGCAACGATGCGCCTCGGTTCAAGGAGGACATTTTTCCAGGTCAACAACTGCAAATCTGCTAAACT GTATGCCAATGCTAACTATGTAGACGAACGACACCGCCACAGATACGAG GTGAATCCTGACATGGTCTCAGAATTTGAGAAAGCAGGGCTTTCTTTCGTGGGCAGGGATGAGAGCGGGAGACGCATGGAG ATTATTGAGCTACCAACCCATAAGTTTTTCGTGGGCACGCAATTTCATCCTGAATTTAACTCTAGGCCTGGAAAGCCATCACCACTTTTCTTAG GATTGATCGCTGCATCATCTGGACAGCTAGAGCACCTGCTTCAGCGTACTTCCGGTGCTGTCAGCTCACCGACCAGGTGCATCGCCGGTCCCGGAGCCCCTAAGACCAAGTTAAGGATGAACGGCCTGGTGTCGACGTACTTCGCGAATGGCAGCAGTATTCACATCTAG